DNA from Astyanax mexicanus isolate ESR-SI-001 unplaced genomic scaffold, AstMex3_surface scaffold_33, whole genome shotgun sequence:
catgaaatatcgtgatataattttagagccatatcgcccacccctaccaccCACCCAACCCGTGATCAGTAAGCTTAAGCTCTTAGAAGAAATCACCAATTGTATATATAAAGCTTTTTGCTTGAGTGATAcctgatattttcttttttttttcccctcttttccaGAAATGAAGGACGTCCTGTTGCGCCTCTCCTCCTGCTTGTAATGTCCACAGTGTCTTCAGGCTCAAATTtccctttaaaaaacacatatacagAATATTCCAGAGAGTTTTAAGCTGCTAAAGGATTAAAAGTAAGAAAATGACACCAGAAAGAATTTCCAGTACTCAACCAACGTCATCATCTGCAGACAAGAGGACATCTCACACCACCACAGAGCATGGGCAGAGTTCTGGAGACCTaggcattttaaataaaaaccaACGCGCTTCTGCTGGAGAGAAATCGTTTTCCTGTTCGCAGTGTGGGAAGACTTTTATGAGAAATTGTAGTCTCAAACGACACCAGCTAAGTCACGCTAAAAAGAAGGCATATGACTGTTCAGATTGTGGAAGCACATTTTCGAAACTCGTTCTTTTACaagtacaccagcgcattcacgctggagagaaaccatatctctgctcagagtgcgggaagagttttaatcgcaAAGATTCTCTCCGACTACATCTGCGcactcacacaggagagaaactgttaacctgttcagactgtgggaagagttttaccaGACAGAATTCACTCGATCAACACCGggtcattcacactggagaaaaaacgcatcactgctcagagtgcggcCTGAGTTTTAGTCAATCGAGTTCTCTCCGTGTTCACCGGCTCAGTCACATGAAACCGACACCACATCACTGTGCGGACTGTGGGAAGGGTTTTACCAACAAAAGCTACCTCAAAGTACACCAGCGTGTTCATACAtcagagaaaccatatcactgctcacaGTGTGGAAAGAGCTTTAAGCAAAAGGACCAACTTCGAAtgcaccagcgcgttcacactgagTTCAAACCCTACTACTGCCCAGAGTGTCACAAGTGTTTTCCTCGTAACAGTAATCTCCTAGtgcaccagcgtgttcacactggagagaaaccgtatcagtgctcagagtgtgggaagactTTTACTCAGCAGAAttctctccaacaacaccagcgcgttcacactggagaaaaaccttttcactgttcagactgtgggaaaagtttcaCTCAGCAAAATGccctccaacaacaccagcgcgttcacactggagaaaaaccgtatcaatgctcagactgtgggaagagttttgcaTATCGCAAGACTTGTAAGAATCACAAATGCACAAAGAACAGTGATACACGTtagtaaagaaaaataacaaaattgCTGTTTGTAGAAAGGATTTCTATAGGTATTTCTTGTTTTAAAATGGTTCTGGGATTGACTACTTTGGGTTGatttacactttatttaaatttaaggtCTTGGTGAACAAACAATATTTTGTTGTGGCGTTAGAGATCTGTGGGAGAGAAGGTTTTGAGTAAGTGTGTACTCAGGGTTGCTACCTTTCAGAGATGAAAGGTGTtagtccttttttatttatttattttgtgcataactattagtgcttttccaccgacATGAAACCAGCACCATTCTggttcgcaaacctaattttaatttattcaccgcatttccaccaacaagagtaggttccagaaccaggaaccacttaaaaatgacctataaatagcaaaattagagaaacgtCCCACATAATGTCTCGACAGGCCCACAGTCATTTTAGAGAAACAGTCCTTAGCTATAACTAGTGCAAGTTTGCAGAAATTTCAGTGCATTCATTTTTGCAATTTAGCATggataaaaaaagagagatatttgcatgctgtttgcatgtatgaatattcatgagcaaagctggaatccggtcattttggacacacccctaaaacagtccattaaaaaagagcttaaagctcaccttccgtcgttttttctttcattttaaaatgtctagttgtggtctctagtatgaatgaatgacatgtgagccgtttttgtaaaaaaaaagtgctcaggtgtctctgtatagctcttttttaatggactgttttaggggtgtgtccaaaatgaccggattccatctttgctcatgaatattcatacatgcaaacagcatgcaaatatctctcctctgattggctaggagcactgcgacgcccctccaccgctctgccgctcactgcctcccacctcctaactgatgagcggtgatgttgcgtcgcttcagctccgcctctgggagtttctcgagccaaggtgggctggtctgtgagtttctgcctacgtaggcagaaagataattcaaaattcacccgtttttcggagggggggaggggggatttctttgcttagctcctgcagacaatgggggctgcaaaacagtttaatgtgcaggtgtacacattcaactcggagagacctactgtattccacaaaaaacaagaaaaatcggattttcgcggaaggtgagctttaagaaaaTCAGTTAGGCCACATGGTTTACACATGTGTGCACTGTTTAATATCTATactggtggttttaatgtttttgtcaattaaagtaaattaaaaatgccttttgtatattttttccattaataaattTAGTAAGcaactattattgttattattttttaagaagtGCAGGATAGTACAATATCCAAAGTTTTGATGGTCCAGGCTTGAAAGATGTTTTTGCATATTGCATATGCAAATGAgccaaaaaatctaagtgggtgGAGCTTTCTAGTCCAGATTGTGTAGTTGTATGGCCGGACACAGtgattaaggtaaaaaaaaaaaaatattttgagaatatgCCTAATTGATAAGAGGTtatggataaaaaaatatataaaatatatagtataatgctatatatatagtaaaatatacgtaaatgcacttttcttttacaagaggAGAAGGAGAGGTAAGGAGCAGTAGGAAAGGAGTAGGAAGAAAGGAAGAGTATGCAAGaaagaggagtaggaaaggaaaaGGAGGCaagaaggaggaggagtaggaagaagaaaaaagtaggaaaggaggaggaaatGAGCTGTAGGAAAGGAGTGGATGGGAGAGATGAGCAGtaggaagagaggagaggagtaggaaaggaggaggaggaaattaGCAGTACAAAAGAAAGGGAAGGAGGAGGAAACTAGCTGCAGGAAAGGAGGAGGTAATGAGCTGTAGGAAAAGAGGAGGAAAATGAGAGGGAAGGAGGAGGAGTAgcagtagcaaaagtttctggacgcagccttctAGTCTAAAGGAAGAGTTTTAGACTTTACGGTGGGTAATTTTGCGGGACCTGGCAACCCGGTCACATTTGGCTCCGGTATCACCTGTATTCCCTCTCCAGAGCAGGTGTGGCGCTGTAGCTGTAAACAGACAGAAGGTCTGTGTTTGAGCAGCAGTGCAGATCTCCGTGTTCAGAAGCTGCTTAACTGCTGAAGGTAAAAACTTTAACTCATTTATTACACTgattttacactgtttacatCTGTAATCCGGAGCAGTAACAGCACTGCTGTATATAGAGAATACAGTATATTCTATAAACGTTTCATTCTCAACAGTAAAGAAATACACTGGACCTACTGGTTTCCTTCTGAGAGGTGGATGAAATGCTACAATAATCCCAATAATATTATATGGAAGTGTTAGCACTGACTAACTACTACTTCATGAATTatttacagaaccagtcaaaggtttgggcacacctcattcaatgttttatgctttatttaatgtattttcttggtaaacatatagaattatgtagcaaacagtaaataagtgttagtcctccacattaatcccctgatctaaacctaaaAAATTGAAATGATGGTTTTGGATGAGCTGgagatttgtttaacacttttttatttactaaataattccataaaatgaaaaacacattGAAGAAGAAGTGCTGTGTCCAAACCTTTAACTGGTACTCTAGATGTAAGGAAATAAGggttaaaataattttctttttcctgtttaataataataataataataataataataattctgtttcTGGAATTGTCTTTAATTTGCTTTCATCTGAGCAAAATACAGGTACATCTcaataaattacaatatcattgaaaagttactttatttcaataattcagttcaaaatgtgaaactcatacattatatagatgtattacacacagagtgatctattttaagcgtttatttattttattgtttatattggccatataaggccaattggtacttttggcagtgtgggcagtgtgccaaatcctgctggaaaatgaagttgtcagcagagggaagcatgaagtgctgtaagattttggtggaaaacaaaactgcactgactttagacttgataataaaacacagtggatcaacaccagcagatgacatgtctctctaaaccatcactgattggtggaaacttcacactagacctcaagcagtttggactgtgtgtctttctactcttcctccagactctgctcccttgatttcctttaaatgaaatgctaaatttactgatcaTCAGTGATGGTTTGCTGGTGTTGatgcactgtgttatatcaagtccaaagtcagtatatgagtttcactgaataagtgaaaaaaataaacttttcaatgatataaaatTTTTTTAGATtcaactataactataactataacagCAGGGTGGAAAAGACGACAACAAATTTGCTTTGGGCTAAAAGGCAATACACtgtatatatcatgatattttccTTCCcataagataataaaaaaagacacatttgAGACAAAAATACATATTCTACATATTATTCTACAACCTTGTGCCtatgaccacagcacagcagagccaatattacacgttacagcatgaatcttgagtgtattattgcgattataccatagTTTGATTATTGctgttaaagaggaggagaaaataggatctgtttggttataaactctccgccagttaaaatagttccattgctgctctgtttatagctgtagtgctgttgggtttgtaagcactgcatcgttgcaaggttacctgtatgtgggcggagtaatacatggagagctttggttacagtgcattaccggctgataacggcacttatagaatgcctctcaaccaatcacattgcaggatcggaactaactggtataataaaaaataatctagaGATGGAAAGATCAGTAGGGAAAAGAGAAAGGCGTACTATTGGATCTAACTGGTAATAATTCTGTATCAATCTTGTTTTGTATTGTCTCGTCTTATATCTCGTATATAAATATATCGATCATTTTTAAGAACTCAATATATCCCCAGCTCTAGTCTTAAGTATCTACACAAGTGTTATTAAACTGCACCTTTAGCCGATGTGTGTATTAAATGCACAACCATGTGATCAAGAACTCTGGATATCTTTAACCTCTGAGCCACCAATTTCCCTGTAACAAAAGCCTTAACATTTCTCAACAGTTGGATGACATTGACCTTGTTGCATTTACAATGACttgagattttcttttttcctttctgtcCCAGAAATGAACTACGTCCTGTTTCAAGTCTTTTCCTCCTGCTGCTGGTAGTGTACACACTCTTCCTGAGATCAAATTTGCCTTCAACAACACATGCACTCAGGATGTTGCAGAGAATTTTTTGAACTGTTGAACGATATTAAAATAAGAGAATGGTGCCCACATGAATCTCCAGTATTCTGCAAACATCTTCCACTATGTCCCACGTGACCACATCTCAAACACAAGAAGCCCACCCTTCCTTAGAGTTTGAGAGCAGTTGTGGAGACGTAGGAACTCCTAAAATACCCCAGCATGTTTGCAATCCAGATAAACGGTTTTCctgttcagagtgtggaaaggGTTTTACTCAGGAGAGTAATCTCCTCGTacacctgcgcattcacactgaAGAGAAACCGTATTCCTGTTCAGAGTGTGGAAAACGTTTCAATCAGGAGGGTAATCTCCAACGTCACTATCGCATTCACACTGCGGAGAAACCGTTTTCCTGTTCggagtgtgggaagagctttacgaGAAAGAGTAATCTCCAACGGCACCAGTTcgctcacactggagagaagccatACGCCTGTTCAGAATGTGGAAAGAGTTTTTCGAGACCGATTTTACTCGAGgtacaccagcgcgttcacactggagagaagccgtATGTCTGTTTAGAGTGTGGAAAGAGCTTCACGAGGCAGATTCATCTCCAAattcaccagcgcgttcacaccggagagaaaccgtatgtctgttcagagtgtggaaagaacTTTAGAGAACAAGGAACTCTCCGAAagcaccaacgcattcacactggagagaaaccatatcactgtttaGACTGCGGAAAGAGTTTTATTCAAGTGAGCACTTTCCAgcgacaccagcgcgttcacactggagagaaaccgttttgtTGCTCAGAATGTGGAAGGAGTTTTACTCGTTTCGGTACcctccaaatacaccagcgcattcacacgggCGATAGACCATTTCAGTGTttggagtgtgggaagagttttacctGTCAGCAAAATCTCATGTTACACaatcgcattcacactggagagaaaccgtttcattgttCAGAGTGTGGAATGAGCTTCTCTTGTAGGGGTAGTCTGACCCATCACCTCCGCgttcatacaggagagaaacctcACAACTGCTCCGAATGTGGGAGGAGTTTCTCTTATAAGAGTtctctccaacgacaccagctcgttcacactggagagaaaccgtatcactgctcagggTGTCAGAAAGGTTTCGGAAATCGAAAGACTTGGAAAAAACACGAATGCACCA
Protein-coding regions in this window:
- the LOC125789936 gene encoding zinc finger protein 850-like, producing MSHVTTSQTQEAHPSLEFESSCGDVGTPKIPQHVCNPDKRFSCSECGKGFTQESNLLVHLRIHTEEKPYSCSECGKRFNQEGNLQRHYRIHTAEKPFSCSECGKSFTRKSNLQRHQFAHTGEKPYACSECGKSFSRPILLEVHQRVHTGEKPYVCLECGKSFTRQIHLQIHQRVHTGEKPYVCSECGKNFREQGTLRKHQRIHTGEKPYHCLDCGKSFIQVSTFQRHQRVHTGEKPFCCSECGRSFTRFGTLQIHQRIHTGDRPFQCLECGKSFTCQQNLMLHNRIHTGEKPFHCSECGMSFSCRGSLTHHLRVHTGEKPHNCSECGRSFSYKSSLQRHQLVHTGEKPYHCSGCQKGFGNRKTWKKHECTKLYYGMEPERISITLQTTSGKKKVHHCSECGKSFTQKSSLHDHWRIHTGEKPHHCLECGKSFTQKSNLQNHQRIHTGEKTYPCSDCGKSFTHQSILQIHQRIHTGEKPFPCSDCGKSFTRQSNLDQHRLIHTGEKPYSCSDCEKSFTRQSNLDQHRHVHTGEKPYSCLDCGKSFTRQGNLDQHRRIHAGEKPYQCSECGKSFTQNSSLHEHQRIHTGEKPYYCLECGKSFTQNSSFHEHLRIHTGEKPYRCSDCGKSFIQIIHLQRHQRVHTGVKPYYCSECGRSFTHKGSLLKHQCIHTGEKLFHCSECEKSFRYPSSLKKHECSSGTDGM